One uncultured Carboxylicivirga sp. genomic window, CGGCTTTTGAAACTACTTCACCAATGGTTTCTTTTACGTTTTCTTTATCGAATAGGATATGCAAACCTTCGAATGTTGCATCATAAGGAACCATAGTGCAATAGTGCAATGGAATTGTTTTCATTCCATGCTCAGGCATATCTTTTTGAGTCAATGCAATGGTTAACTCTTTCGCACGGTCGTTACGGAAGTTAAAGAATACAACTACATCACCTTCTTCAATTTTACCATTAACAGATATATTAACAATAGGCTTGATGAACTCATCAGTTACTTCAGCATCATATGAAGCCTGGATAGCATCCAAAACATTAGTTGTTTCAGATCCGATACCCGATACCATTACATCGTAAGCTTCTTTGACGCGCTCCCAGCGGTTATCACGGTCCATTGCGTAGTAACGACCTGTAACAGTTGCTACAGCTCCTGTTGATTTAGCCATATGATCTACCAATTCTGTCATAAAACCTTTACCACTGCGTGGGTCAGTATCACGACCATCCATAAAAGCATGAACGAAAACATCATTCAAACCATATGATTTTGCAACATCTAACAAAGTGTGGATATGTTCCTGACTACTGTGTACACCACCTTTACTCATCAAACCCAATAAGTGTACTTTTTTACCGCTTTCTTTAGCGTAAGCATAGGCTTCAGACAATGCTTTATTTTCAGCAATTGAACCATCAGCACAGGCACGGTTGATTTTTACCAAATCCTGGTAAACCACACGACCAGCACCAATATTTAAGTGACCTACCTCAGAGTTACCCATCTGACCATCAGGCAAACCTACGTTTTCGCCTGAAGCCTGTAATTCTGAATAAGGATATTTAGCTAATAATGAATCCCAGTAAGGAGTTTCTACTTGTGAAATTACATCTGATTTGGATTTATCTCCAAACCCCCATCCGTCTAAAATGACAAGAATCGTCTTTTTACTCATGTTATGATATTTTATTTTTCTATATTCTTTTCTTTCTGTCTATTATAAAAAGCTGCGCAAAAATACTTAATTAGTATTCAATGTAAAAATGTACAGCCATATAATTAGCAATTGAATTGTTACCAAAAGTAAACAATGTCGGTCTTTACTTGGTTTATTGGGCGCAGTGTAAAAATCGTTAAATGTTCTTAATGAAATGGCATACTTAATTTGAAGTGACGAGATAATATCTTTGCAAAAAAAATGAGCAAACAATTATAGCCTGCTCATTCTTTATACCTATTTAAATATTATTTCCTAACAAAAATCGGATACAGTAAAAAATAACGGTTTGTAAAATAATACTTCCTAAATACAGGAGCTTCAATCCATCCCAACTTCACAAAAATCGCAGTAATAATTAGTATTGTAAGCATTGATCTAAAGGTTTGTAAGTGATTATTCAAGGGTTAAAACGTCAGATTTCACATAAAAGTTTCAGGAACAACAATCAATTATAATTAATTAACACTCAGTAACCTTTTTAATTGTTGTTTTATATCTATTGATAATGGATGTAATACAACATGTAAACACGAATCGATAATTATATTATCTATTTACTTCCAATTGAGACTGCTCACTACACACTACTGACTGCTAAATACTGATTACTCACATTTTATTTCCTCGGTAAACATTATTATTTTCATGCTCCCAAAAACAATTAAGCATGGATGTAAAAATAGAATCGAGTTGGAAAGAACTTTTAAAAGATGAATTTGAGAAAGAGTATTTCAAACAATTGACTGATTTTGTGAGAAATGAGTATAAATCACAAACTATTTTTCCTCCTGCTTCAAAAATTTTCAATGCCTTCGATCTTTGTCCCGTTCATTCAACCAGGGTAGTGATTTTAGGACAAGATCCTTACCATGGTCCAGAACAAGCTCACGGCTTATGCTTTTCAGTCAACGATGGTGTTAAAATCCCACCATCCCTGGTAAATATTTATAAGGAGATTCATGCTGATTTGGGAAAGGCAATACCGCAAAGTGGTAATCTTGAGAGATGGGCTAAACAGGGTGTATTACTACTTAATGCCACCTTAACAGTTAGGGCTCATAATGCAGGTTCTCATCAGAAGAAAGGATGGGAAGAATTTACAGACAGTGTAATAAAAACCCTGGCTCAAAATACAGAAAATATTGTTTTTCTATTATGGGGATCTTATGCTATCAAAAAATCAGCATTGATTGATAAAAGCAAACATCTGATTTTAACCTCTCCGCATCCATCGCCATTGTCTGCTCATCGCGGTTTTCTTGGAAACAAACACTTTAGTAAAGCAAATCAATACCTGGCTCAAAAAGGACTGAACGAGATTGACTGGTAATTTAAGTTTGTAAGATTTAAGGCAGTAGTCAAGAGTAAACTTCTGCCTTCTTCCTCATAACTTATTGCCTTCTTTCTATTACGTTTTCAAACGCCTGCACAATATCTTCGCTAATTGCTAACCTTCCGTTAATTAAACTGGTTGTTGTGATGATGCCTTTTAGGCAAAGTTTATTATCCGGCAGACGAAAAATATCCTGATTGAAAATATATTTCACTCCCTTGTGTTCCACCCTTGTCTTAACAACAAATTTATCATTACTGCACAATGGAGATTTGTAGGATAAATCAGCACGTGCTACTACTGCCACAACACCTTTATCATACAGTTCCTTAAAATTTAATCCAATTGAATCCAGAAATTCATGTCGTGTGTGTTCGAGATAATTCTGGTAAACTGAATTATTAACGATCCCCTGTAAATCACACTCATAATCACGAACCTTAAATTCTAACTCAAAATCATATTCCATAGGTAACTTATTGAATTGATGATATTATAACACACTTATTATTATTTACTATCGTCCTTTGCCTCTGATTCAGTATTTACGGGATAAATATGCAAATCACGTTGTGGGAAAGGAATGGTTATATTAGCCTCTTTAAATGCATTATCAATGGCAATACCAACTGCACTTATAGTCTTCAACCCTTCATCAAAATGTGTCCAGAACATTACTCTGAAATCAAGTGAACTATCTCCGAAACCTCTGAAAATAATTACGGGAGCAGGATCTTTCAGTACTCCATCCTGATTCGCAACCACTCTTTCCAATATTTCTAAAACAGTCTTTAAATCTGTGCCATAACTTACGCCAACCATTATTTCCTGACGTCTTCTTCTGTCAGACAGCGTCCAGTTAACCATCTCATTGGAAATAAGATTTCCATTCGGAACGATTACCTCTGCTCCATCAAAAGTTCTTATAACACTGGCCCTGATTCCAATCTCTTTTACTTCTCCCATTAAGTTAAGGCTGCTAATCTGTAACACATCCCCCACCTGTATAGGGCGTTCAAAAGCTAATATCAATCCTGACACCAGGTTATTAAAGATATTTTGCAATCCAAAACCAATACCAACGCCGAGTGCTCCAAAGATGATGGTAATATTACTGATATCAATATCGGCTGCTCCAAAAGCCAGAATGAAACCAAATCCCAATAATATTAATCTTACCATCATGGTAATTGCACCACCTATACCCCTTGGCATTTCAAAATGAGTATATACCTCATCTTCAAGAATAAATCTTATAAATCTTGAAATATAAATAGTTGCCGATAAGGTGAT contains:
- the gpmI gene encoding 2,3-bisphosphoglycerate-independent phosphoglycerate mutase, producing the protein MSKKTILVILDGWGFGDKSKSDVISQVETPYWDSLLAKYPYSELQASGENVGLPDGQMGNSEVGHLNIGAGRVVYQDLVKINRACADGSIAENKALSEAYAYAKESGKKVHLLGLMSKGGVHSSQEHIHTLLDVAKSYGLNDVFVHAFMDGRDTDPRSGKGFMTELVDHMAKSTGAVATVTGRYYAMDRDNRWERVKEAYDVMVSGIGSETTNVLDAIQASYDAEVTDEFIKPIVNISVNGKIEEGDVVVFFNFRNDRAKELTIALTQKDMPEHGMKTIPLHYCTMVPYDATFEGLHILFDKENVKETIGEVVSKAGLKQLRIAETEKYAHVTFFFSGGREAVFEGEDRILVNSPKVATYDLQPEMSAYEVKDKVVAELNNKKYDFICLNFANGDMVGHTGVYEAIEKAVGAVDSCVESVIEAAKANDYEAIIIADHGNADNAVNADGSPNTAHSLNPVPFVWVTEQKGEVSNGVLADVAPSILQLMGVEQPEAMTGKSLIKLS
- the ung gene encoding uracil-DNA glycosylase — protein: MDVKIESSWKELLKDEFEKEYFKQLTDFVRNEYKSQTIFPPASKIFNAFDLCPVHSTRVVILGQDPYHGPEQAHGLCFSVNDGVKIPPSLVNIYKEIHADLGKAIPQSGNLERWAKQGVLLLNATLTVRAHNAGSHQKKGWEEFTDSVIKTLAQNTENIVFLLWGSYAIKKSALIDKSKHLILTSPHPSPLSAHRGFLGNKHFSKANQYLAQKGLNEIDW
- a CDS encoding acyl-CoA thioesterase, producing the protein MEYDFELEFKVRDYECDLQGIVNNSVYQNYLEHTRHEFLDSIGLNFKELYDKGVVAVVARADLSYKSPLCSNDKFVVKTRVEHKGVKYIFNQDIFRLPDNKLCLKGIITTTSLINGRLAISEDIVQAFENVIERRQ